One genomic window of Providencia hangzhouensis includes the following:
- the rpoC gene encoding DNA-directed RNA polymerase subunit beta' has protein sequence MKDLIKFLKAQTKTEEFDAIKIALASPDMIRSWSFGEVKKPETINYRTFKPERDGLFCARIFGPVKDYECLCGKYKRLKHRGVICEKCGVEVTQTKVRRERMGHIELASPTAHIWFLKSLPSRIGLLLDMPLRDIERVLYFESYVVVEGGMTSLERAQILTEEQYLDALEEFGDEFDAKMGAEAIQGLLKNLDLENECETLREELNETNSETKRKKLTKRIKLLEAFIQSGNKPEWMILNVLPVLPPDLRPLVPLDGGRFATSDLNDLYRRVINRNNRLKRLLDLAAPDIIVRNEKRMLQEAVDALLDNGRRGRAITGSNKRPLKSLADMIKGKQGRFRQNLLGKRVDYSGRSVITVGPYLRLHQCGLPKKMALELFKPFIYGKLELRGLATTIKAAKKMVEREEAVVWDILDEVIREHPVMLNRAPTLHRLGIQAFEPILIEGKAIQLHPLVCAAYNADFDGDQMAVHVPLTLEAQLEARALMMSTNNILSPASGEPIIVPSQDVVLGLYYMTRDCVNAKGEGMVLAGPKEAERVYRSGHASLHARVKVRITEEVKDSEGNITINTGLVDTTVGRAILWMIVPKGLPYALVNQALGKKAISKMLNTCYRVLGLKPTVIFADQIMYTGFAYAARSGASVGIDDMVIPEKKAGIIAEAEAEVAEIQEQFQSGLVTAGERYNKVIDIWAAANERVAKAMMENLSTEAVINRDGVEEQQVSFNSIFMMADSGARGSAAQIRQLAGMRGLMAKPDGSIIETPITANFREGLNVLQYFISTHGARKGLADTALKTANSGYLTRRLVDVAQDLVVTEDDCGTHEGILMTPVIEGGDVKEPLRERVLGRVTAEDILIPGTADILVPRNTLLHEKLCDLLEANSVDSVKVRSVVSCETDFGVCAHCYGRDLARGHIINKGEAIGVIAAQSIGEPGTQLTMRTFHIGGAASRAAAESSIQVRNTGTLKLVNAKFVTNTEGKLVITSRNTELRLIDEFGRTKESYKVPYGAHLTKGDGEAVTGGETVANWDPHTMPVVSEVSGFISFSDMLDGQTMTRQTDELTGLSSIVVLDTAERTSGGKDLRPALRVIDANGNDVLIPNTDMPTQYFLPGKAIVQLDDGVAINAGDTLARIPQESVGTKDITGGLPRVADLFEARRPKEPAILAEISGIISFGKETKGKRRLVITPLDGSDPYEEMIPKWRQLNVFEGEIVERGDVVSDGPESPHDILRLRGVHAVTRYITNEVQEVYRLQGVKINDKHIEVIVRQMLRKVTIADAGSSEFLEGEQVEYSRVKVSNRKLEQEGKIPANFARDLLGITKASLATESFISAASFQETTRVLTEAAVAGKRDELRGLKENVIVGRLIPAGTGFAYHQDRIRRRHLNDVVDAPQVSADEATANLAELLNAGFSSDNQN, from the coding sequence GTGAAAGACTTAATAAAGTTTCTGAAAGCGCAAACCAAGACCGAAGAGTTTGATGCTATCAAGATTGCTCTGGCATCACCTGATATGATCCGTTCATGGTCATTCGGTGAAGTTAAAAAGCCAGAAACCATTAACTACCGTACGTTCAAACCTGAGCGTGACGGTCTTTTCTGTGCGCGTATTTTCGGGCCAGTAAAAGACTATGAATGTCTGTGCGGTAAGTACAAACGTTTAAAACACCGCGGTGTGATTTGTGAGAAGTGTGGCGTAGAAGTTACACAGACCAAAGTCCGTCGTGAGCGCATGGGTCACATTGAACTTGCATCTCCGACTGCACACATTTGGTTCTTAAAATCACTGCCATCCCGTATCGGTTTGCTGCTTGATATGCCACTGCGTGATATCGAACGCGTTCTGTACTTTGAATCATATGTGGTTGTTGAAGGCGGTATGACTAGCCTTGAGCGTGCACAGATTCTGACAGAAGAGCAATATTTAGATGCGTTGGAAGAGTTCGGTGACGAATTTGATGCGAAAATGGGTGCGGAAGCAATCCAAGGCCTGCTGAAAAACCTCGATCTTGAGAACGAGTGTGAAACGCTGCGTGAAGAGTTAAACGAAACTAATTCTGAGACTAAGCGTAAGAAGCTGACTAAGCGTATCAAACTGCTGGAAGCATTTATTCAATCTGGTAACAAACCAGAGTGGATGATCTTAAACGTGCTGCCAGTATTACCACCGGATCTGCGTCCATTAGTTCCACTGGATGGTGGTCGTTTCGCAACATCAGATCTGAACGATCTATATCGTCGCGTAATCAACCGTAATAACCGTCTGAAACGTCTTCTGGATCTGGCTGCGCCAGACATCATCGTACGTAACGAAAAACGTATGCTGCAAGAAGCGGTTGACGCCCTGTTAGATAACGGTCGTCGTGGTCGCGCAATCACTGGTTCTAACAAACGTCCTCTGAAATCTTTGGCAGATATGATCAAAGGTAAACAAGGTCGTTTCCGTCAGAACTTACTTGGTAAGCGTGTTGACTACTCAGGTCGTTCTGTTATCACCGTAGGTCCATACCTGCGCCTGCATCAGTGCGGTCTGCCGAAGAAAATGGCTCTTGAGTTATTCAAACCATTTATCTATGGCAAATTAGAATTACGTGGTCTGGCTACAACCATTAAAGCTGCGAAGAAAATGGTTGAGCGCGAAGAAGCGGTTGTTTGGGATATCTTGGATGAAGTCATCCGTGAACACCCAGTCATGTTGAACCGTGCACCAACACTTCACCGTCTGGGTATCCAAGCTTTCGAACCTATTCTTATCGAAGGTAAAGCTATCCAATTGCACCCACTCGTTTGTGCGGCATATAACGCCGACTTCGATGGAGACCAAATGGCGGTACACGTTCCTCTGACTCTGGAAGCTCAGTTAGAAGCACGTGCGTTGATGATGTCAACCAACAACATCCTGTCACCTGCAAGTGGTGAGCCGATCATCGTTCCTTCTCAGGACGTTGTATTGGGTCTTTACTACATGACACGTGACTGCGTAAACGCGAAAGGCGAGGGCATGGTATTAGCCGGTCCTAAAGAAGCTGAGCGTGTTTACCGTTCAGGTCATGCATCACTGCATGCCCGCGTTAAAGTCCGTATCACTGAAGAAGTAAAAGATTCGGAAGGTAACATTACAATCAACACTGGTTTAGTTGACACCACTGTTGGTCGTGCAATTTTATGGATGATCGTACCGAAAGGTCTGCCTTATGCTCTGGTAAACCAAGCGTTAGGTAAGAAAGCTATCTCCAAAATGCTGAACACCTGTTACCGTGTTCTGGGCCTGAAGCCTACTGTTATTTTTGCTGACCAAATCATGTATACCGGTTTTGCCTATGCGGCACGTTCTGGTGCATCAGTTGGTATCGACGATATGGTTATTCCAGAGAAAAAAGCTGGGATCATCGCCGAAGCAGAAGCTGAAGTTGCAGAAATTCAGGAACAGTTCCAGTCTGGTCTGGTAACAGCAGGCGAACGTTACAACAAAGTTATCGATATCTGGGCAGCAGCAAACGAACGTGTTGCTAAAGCGATGATGGAAAACTTGTCGACTGAAGCGGTTATTAACCGTGATGGCGTCGAAGAACAACAAGTTTCTTTCAACAGTATCTTTATGATGGCCGACTCCGGTGCTCGTGGTTCTGCAGCTCAGATTCGTCAGCTAGCAGGTATGCGTGGTCTGATGGCTAAGCCAGATGGCTCCATCATCGAAACACCAATCACGGCAAACTTCCGTGAAGGTCTGAACGTTCTTCAGTACTTTATCTCTACGCACGGTGCGCGTAAAGGTCTTGCCGATACCGCATTGAAAACAGCGAACTCCGGTTATCTGACTCGTCGTTTAGTTGACGTTGCACAGGACTTGGTTGTGACTGAAGACGACTGTGGAACTCATGAAGGTATCCTGATGACTCCGGTTATCGAGGGTGGCGACGTTAAAGAACCACTGCGTGAGCGTGTATTGGGTCGTGTGACTGCAGAAGATATCCTGATCCCAGGAACGGCAGATATTCTGGTTCCACGTAATACATTACTGCACGAAAAACTGTGTGACCTGTTAGAAGCTAACTCAGTCGACAGCGTTAAAGTTCGTTCAGTTGTAAGTTGTGAAACTGACTTCGGTGTGTGTGCTCACTGTTATGGTCGTGACCTTGCTCGTGGTCATATCATCAACAAAGGTGAAGCTATCGGTGTTATCGCGGCACAGTCAATCGGTGAGCCGGGTACACAGTTAACGATGCGTACGTTCCACATCGGGGGTGCGGCATCTCGTGCGGCGGCAGAATCTAGCATTCAAGTCCGTAACACAGGTACTCTGAAGCTGGTTAACGCGAAATTCGTTACTAACACAGAAGGCAAACTGGTTATTACTTCACGTAATACAGAGCTGCGTCTGATTGACGAATTCGGTCGTACGAAAGAAAGCTATAAAGTCCCTTACGGTGCACACTTGACCAAAGGTGATGGCGAGGCTGTAACGGGCGGCGAAACTGTTGCGAACTGGGATCCACATACCATGCCAGTCGTCAGTGAAGTTTCTGGTTTCATCAGCTTCTCTGACATGCTTGATGGTCAAACAATGACGCGTCAGACTGATGAATTAACCGGTCTGTCTTCAATCGTTGTTCTGGATACTGCGGAACGTACCAGTGGTGGTAAAGACTTGCGTCCTGCTCTGCGTGTTATTGACGCAAATGGTAACGATGTTCTTATCCCTAACACGGACATGCCAACTCAGTACTTCTTACCGGGTAAAGCAATTGTTCAGTTAGACGATGGCGTTGCTATTAATGCGGGTGATACTTTAGCGCGTATTCCACAAGAATCTGTGGGTACTAAAGATATCACGGGTGGTCTACCACGCGTAGCTGACTTGTTCGAAGCTCGTCGTCCGAAAGAGCCTGCAATCTTGGCTGAAATCAGCGGTATTATCTCGTTTGGTAAAGAAACCAAAGGGAAACGTCGTCTGGTTATCACACCATTAGATGGTAGCGATCCGTACGAAGAGATGATCCCTAAATGGCGTCAACTCAACGTGTTCGAAGGTGAGATCGTTGAACGCGGTGACGTGGTTTCCGATGGTCCAGAATCTCCACACGATATTCTGCGTCTGCGTGGTGTCCATGCTGTTACGCGTTATATCACTAACGAGGTTCAGGAAGTTTACCGCTTACAAGGCGTTAAGATTAACGATAAACACATTGAAGTTATCGTTCGTCAGATGCTGCGTAAAGTGACTATCGCGGATGCAGGAAGTTCTGAATTCCTCGAAGGTGAACAAGTCGAGTACTCACGTGTTAAAGTTTCTAACCGTAAACTGGAACAAGAAGGCAAAATTCCAGCGAATTTTGCTCGTGACCTGTTGGGTATTACTAAGGCATCTCTGGCAACAGAATCCTTTATCTCAGCAGCATCGTTCCAAGAAACGACACGCGTACTGACTGAAGCCGCAGTTGCGGGTAAACGTGACGAATTACGTGGTCTGAAAGAAAACGTAATTGTTGGACGCCTGATCCCAGCAGGTACTGGTTTTGCGTATCACCAAGACCGTATCCGCCGCCGTCATCTGAACGACGTTGTGGATGCACCACAAGTCAGTGCAGACGAAGCAACAGCAAACTTAGCTGAGCTGTTAAATGCAGGTTTTAGCAGTGACAACCAGAACTAA
- the dcuC gene encoding C4-dicarboxylate transporter DcuC, whose product MIPILTVLIIVVLVARFILKGYKAEPVLLIAGLVLMIFTLALGWGPILPKNVATTGITWLDPFEVMRDLFSSRAADLGLMIMALMGFAHYMDHIGANEAVVRVATKPLKNMRSPYVLLFFSFLLASILQLAIPSATGLAVLLMGTMFPIMIGLGLSPASAAGVIATSLGVAYTPTAIDAIRGAKAVDMSVVEYVLYYQGPAALATVLVVGITHIFWQRHCDRKQGFVPEIGKAVQSHEKEEITKSVPGYYALLPMLPIIMAVGTSNLFFSGIHLDVVTIVLIAMAICMVIETLRVRNFKAVCNGFQTFLNGMGHAFSNVVGLLVAAGVFAHGIKVSGAIDQLILGAESVGLPPFAMAIVFALVTLAAAIIMGSGNAPFLAFVELIPQIAHSMGVNPIAMILPMQQASHMGRGMSPVAGVIIAVSSGAKLQPFDVVKRTAVPLMVGFVAHCAIIGIFY is encoded by the coding sequence ATGATCCCAATTCTAACGGTTCTGATTATCGTTGTTTTGGTTGCGCGATTTATTTTAAAGGGGTACAAAGCTGAGCCAGTACTATTAATCGCTGGCTTAGTATTGATGATATTCACCCTAGCCCTTGGCTGGGGTCCAATCCTCCCTAAAAATGTCGCCACCACTGGTATCACTTGGCTCGACCCATTTGAAGTCATGCGAGATTTATTCAGTAGCCGCGCAGCGGATCTCGGTTTAATGATCATGGCATTGATGGGCTTTGCGCACTATATGGACCATATCGGTGCCAATGAAGCGGTAGTACGTGTTGCAACTAAGCCACTGAAAAATATGCGTTCCCCTTATGTACTGCTATTTTTCTCTTTCTTGCTGGCGAGTATCTTGCAGTTAGCTATCCCATCAGCAACAGGCTTAGCCGTATTATTAATGGGAACCATGTTCCCAATTATGATTGGTTTGGGATTATCACCTGCTTCTGCGGCTGGGGTTATCGCAACTTCTCTTGGGGTGGCTTACACACCAACCGCGATTGATGCCATTCGTGGTGCGAAAGCGGTCGATATGTCTGTCGTTGAGTATGTGCTTTACTATCAAGGGCCAGCGGCATTAGCCACTGTATTGGTCGTCGGTATTACCCATATTTTCTGGCAACGTCACTGTGACCGAAAACAAGGTTTCGTACCTGAAATTGGTAAAGCCGTTCAGTCACATGAAAAAGAAGAAATTACTAAGTCAGTTCCTGGATATTATGCACTTCTTCCTATGCTCCCCATTATTATGGCAGTAGGAACGTCCAATTTGTTCTTTTCCGGTATTCACTTAGATGTTGTGACTATCGTGCTGATTGCGATGGCCATTTGCATGGTGATTGAAACACTTCGCGTACGTAATTTTAAAGCGGTTTGTAATGGCTTCCAAACATTTCTAAATGGTATGGGTCATGCATTCAGTAATGTGGTCGGCTTATTGGTTGCCGCTGGAGTGTTCGCTCATGGTATTAAAGTCAGTGGAGCAATTGACCAACTGATTTTAGGTGCTGAATCCGTCGGCTTGCCACCATTTGCCATGGCGATTGTGTTCGCACTCGTCACACTTGCCGCTGCTATTATTATGGGTTCAGGTAATGCGCCATTCCTCGCGTTCGTTGAGTTAATTCCACAAATTGCACATAGTATGGGCGTTAACCCTATTGCAATGATTTTACCAATGCAACAAGCCTCACACATGGGCCGAGGTATGTCCCCAGTCGCGGGGGTAATCATTGCCGTATCCAGTGGTGCAAAACTGCAGCCATTTGATGTGGTAAAACGAACCGCCGTGCCGCTGATGGTAGGTTTTGTGGCTCACTGTGCGATCATTGGTATTTTTTACTAA
- the pepT gene encoding peptidase T, translated as MNIVERFISYTKINTTTDREKGAAGIMPSSEGQRVLAKQLVQELEALGVEDIKLRDTAIVTATLPSNLDYDVPTVAFFGHLDTSAEQTNDTKAQILPYTGEDLCMNKELNIYLRKSEFPELVNYIGDDIIVTDGTSLLGADDKAAIASIMDMLQYFKQNPEIKHGTIKIGFVPDEEQGLRGAKVFDVKEFGADFAYTLDCCGIGELVYENWNAGDAEIIFTGKSAHPMSAKGKLVNSLLMAQKFIAMLPGGEAPEYTDGREGYYWVKQMSGNSARTVLKMDVRDFTEDGYRKRMAFLKQLAESCESLWGSESVVCKLSDRYSNVYNSLQGDNRYPIDIAVDAYQACGITPKVIPMRGGYDGAALSQNGLPCPNIFTGAHNFHSIYEYLPVKSLHAASDVLKQVVQITAERFKPGAKA; from the coding sequence ATGAATATTGTTGAGCGGTTTATTTCTTATACCAAAATTAACACCACCACTGATAGGGAAAAGGGTGCGGCAGGAATTATGCCTTCCTCAGAAGGACAACGCGTCCTTGCGAAACAGCTGGTCCAAGAATTAGAAGCTCTGGGCGTTGAAGATATTAAGCTGCGTGACACAGCTATTGTCACCGCAACTTTGCCTTCCAATCTTGATTATGATGTCCCAACCGTCGCTTTCTTCGGCCATTTAGACACTAGCGCAGAACAAACCAATGATACTAAAGCACAAATTTTGCCATACACCGGTGAAGATTTATGCATGAATAAAGAGCTTAATATTTATCTACGTAAGAGTGAGTTCCCTGAATTAGTGAATTACATTGGTGATGACATAATTGTCACTGATGGAACTAGCCTATTAGGTGCTGACGATAAAGCGGCAATTGCCTCTATCATGGATATGCTGCAATACTTTAAGCAAAATCCAGAAATTAAGCACGGCACCATTAAAATTGGTTTCGTTCCAGATGAAGAGCAAGGCCTCCGTGGCGCAAAAGTCTTTGATGTTAAAGAGTTTGGTGCTGATTTTGCCTATACCTTGGACTGCTGCGGTATCGGTGAACTGGTGTATGAAAACTGGAACGCAGGTGATGCCGAAATCATCTTTACGGGTAAATCGGCTCATCCAATGTCCGCAAAAGGCAAACTGGTTAACTCATTATTAATGGCACAAAAATTTATTGCCATGTTACCGGGTGGTGAAGCTCCTGAGTATACCGATGGACGCGAAGGCTATTATTGGGTGAAACAAATGTCAGGTAACAGCGCCCGTACTGTTTTAAAAATGGATGTGCGTGATTTTACCGAAGACGGCTATCGCAAACGTATGGCTTTCTTAAAACAATTAGCAGAGAGCTGCGAAAGCCTTTGGGGAAGCGAAAGTGTTGTTTGTAAGCTATCAGACCGCTACTCTAACGTTTACAATAGCCTACAAGGTGATAACCGTTACCCTATTGATATTGCCGTTGATGCCTACCAAGCTTGTGGTATCACACCAAAAGTCATTCCTATGCGTGGGGGTTATGATGGAGCTGCATTATCGCAAAATGGATTGCCTTGCCCTAATATCTTCACAGGCGCACATAACTTCCATTCAATCTATGAATATTTACCCGTTAAATCCCTACATGCCGCCAGCGATGTATTAAAACAAGTGGTACAAATCACCGCAGAACGCTTCAAACCAGGAGCTAAAGCATGA
- a CDS encoding sulfatase-like hydrolase/transferase, which translates to MTVSRRTFIKGLAASGAAMSVSSPILANDGKPSNIKPYRPDNAPNLLIVFPDEMRAHALQFMGEDPSITPNLNKFAKQAKVMTQMASNYPLCSPFRGMFMTGQYPVRNGITGNAHDYGGKVGIDLSPYANCWSDVLKSLDYSTGYIGKWHLDAPYAPFIESYNNPMEGRYWNEWAAPNRRHGFDFWYSYGTYDLHMKPMYWANNTPREKPIYVDQWGPEHEADIAIKFLQNKNGQYRDNTKPFALVVSMNPPHSPYDQVPQKYLDAYKGKTSQELNTRPNVKWDVEYQEGYGPQYFKEYLAMVNGVDEQFGRIVDELEKQGLADNTLVVFFSDHGSCLGANGQPTKNNPYDESMRVPMMFRLPGKIQPGQDDALMSAPDIYPTILGLLGLEQWIPGSVEGSNLAERVVTGEGEVANSQLYLFIPYGEPSFGKRGVRTKTHTLVIDRQDGQPLKYTLYDNVNDPYQMKNVADENKPIIDKLIKEELIPWLEKTGDSWRPTEFITATTNKLNKKVSACEVK; encoded by the coding sequence ATGACTGTTTCGCGCAGAACCTTTATAAAAGGATTAGCAGCCAGCGGTGCAGCAATGTCGGTTTCTAGTCCCATTTTAGCCAATGATGGAAAACCTTCAAATATTAAGCCTTACCGACCCGATAACGCCCCTAACTTATTGATAGTATTCCCTGATGAGATGCGTGCCCATGCATTACAATTTATGGGAGAAGACCCGTCAATTACCCCTAATTTAAATAAGTTTGCCAAACAAGCGAAAGTCATGACGCAGATGGCATCCAATTACCCATTATGTTCCCCATTCCGTGGCATGTTTATGACTGGGCAATATCCTGTTCGTAACGGTATTACAGGCAACGCACATGATTATGGTGGAAAGGTAGGGATTGATTTATCACCTTATGCCAATTGTTGGTCTGATGTTTTGAAATCATTGGATTACAGCACGGGATATATTGGTAAATGGCATTTAGATGCGCCATATGCACCTTTTATTGAAAGCTATAATAACCCAATGGAAGGTCGTTATTGGAATGAATGGGCTGCTCCAAACCGCCGCCATGGCTTTGATTTTTGGTACTCCTACGGCACATATGATCTGCATATGAAACCGATGTATTGGGCCAATAATACACCACGGGAAAAACCGATTTATGTAGACCAATGGGGACCAGAGCACGAAGCGGATATAGCCATAAAATTCTTACAAAATAAAAATGGGCAGTACCGTGATAATACCAAGCCATTTGCGCTGGTTGTTTCTATGAACCCTCCGCATTCACCGTATGACCAAGTTCCACAAAAGTATCTCGATGCCTATAAAGGAAAAACCTCGCAAGAGTTAAATACTCGGCCAAATGTTAAATGGGATGTGGAATACCAAGAAGGCTATGGACCTCAATATTTCAAAGAATATCTGGCGATGGTAAACGGCGTTGATGAACAATTTGGTCGCATCGTTGATGAGCTTGAAAAACAAGGGCTTGCGGATAATACATTGGTTGTTTTCTTCTCTGATCATGGTAGTTGTCTTGGCGCAAATGGCCAGCCGACAAAAAATAACCCTTATGATGAGTCGATGCGTGTTCCGATGATGTTTCGGTTACCGGGTAAAATTCAACCAGGGCAAGATGATGCATTAATGTCAGCGCCGGATATCTACCCAACGATTCTAGGTTTATTGGGGTTAGAGCAATGGATCCCTGGCTCAGTTGAAGGAAGTAATTTAGCTGAACGTGTAGTCACTGGTGAGGGGGAAGTCGCTAACTCTCAACTTTATTTATTTATTCCGTATGGTGAACCTTCGTTTGGTAAACGTGGCGTGAGAACGAAAACACATACATTGGTTATTGACCGTCAGGATGGGCAACCACTGAAATATACGCTTTATGATAATGTGAATGATCCTTATCAAATGAAAAATGTGGCAGATGAGAACAAACCCATTATTGATAAATTAATTAAAGAAGAGCTTATACCGTGGTTAGAAAAAACCGGTGATTCTTGGAGACCAACAGAGTTTATTACAGCAACAACAAATAAATTAAATAAAAAAGTTTCAGCTTGTGAAGTTAAATAA
- a CDS encoding oligogalacturonate-specific porin KdgM family protein: MKKLIIASAVLFSISSQYALANNYKTTIEYRHQYLDASGKSGDRIKAFLDTGKNIGFELDARYGNKDGAYDAMKIDGSEFSAFYYTKLNPNLVGLVGASLDFDKLGLVYVPYVRLNYTFDNGIRLQGRYKWKVWDYGQVGENGSNYHSKIQEFDSWIGYKWGNLDLQYQLDLMWEMADNAQPLYNDKKFDYQHNVRLRYDIKADDGALWRPFVEVGNVKENRFSSDRQTRFRVGIQYTW, translated from the coding sequence ATGAAAAAATTAATTATTGCTAGTGCAGTATTATTTTCAATTTCATCACAATATGCTCTCGCAAATAACTATAAAACAACAATTGAATATCGTCATCAATATTTAGACGCATCAGGGAAAAGCGGAGATAGAATTAAAGCTTTTTTGGATACAGGGAAAAATATTGGATTTGAGTTAGATGCACGCTATGGAAATAAAGATGGTGCTTATGACGCAATGAAAATTGATGGTTCGGAATTTTCAGCTTTTTATTATACAAAATTGAATCCAAATTTAGTGGGGCTTGTCGGTGCTTCTCTTGATTTCGATAAATTAGGTTTAGTTTATGTTCCTTATGTCCGTTTAAATTATACATTCGATAATGGTATTCGTTTACAAGGCCGTTATAAATGGAAAGTGTGGGATTATGGTCAAGTAGGAGAGAATGGCAGTAATTATCACTCTAAAATCCAAGAGTTTGATAGCTGGATAGGTTACAAATGGGGTAACTTAGATTTACAGTATCAATTGGATTTAATGTGGGAAATGGCTGACAATGCTCAACCTCTTTATAATGATAAGAAATTCGATTATCAACACAACGTTCGCCTTCGTTATGATATTAAAGCAGATGATGGTGCGTTATGGCGCCCATTTGTTGAAGTGGGCAATGTGAAAGAAAATAGGTTTTCAAGTGACCGTCAAACACGATTCCGTGTGGGTATTCAATATACTTGGTAA